From a single Coriobacteriaceae bacterium genomic region:
- a CDS encoding response regulator transcription factor — MASDAKKILLVEDEKAIRDAVAAYLEREGYWVVGVGDGQSAIEEFEKHQFDLVVLDLMLPKIPGERVCRTIRDTSDVPIIMLTAKGEIEDRIIGLELGADDYLIKPFSPRELVARVRALFRRAHQADEPAVEVLDFGDLVIDISGHKILVEGKEVDLTASEFKLLTTLARHPGRVYNRMELVEKVLGYDFEGYERTIDSHVKNLRAKLGDDPKKPKWLYTVHGVGYRFEAPTKTDKSDEK; from the coding sequence ATGGCTTCAGATGCAAAAAAGATTCTGCTGGTCGAGGATGAGAAGGCAATCCGTGACGCTGTCGCTGCCTATCTCGAGCGCGAGGGCTATTGGGTTGTGGGCGTGGGCGACGGCCAGTCCGCTATCGAGGAGTTCGAGAAGCATCAGTTCGACCTGGTCGTGCTCGACCTCATGCTCCCTAAGATTCCCGGCGAGCGCGTTTGCCGCACCATTCGCGACACCTCGGATGTCCCCATCATTATGCTGACGGCCAAGGGCGAGATCGAGGACCGTATTATCGGTCTCGAGCTCGGTGCCGACGACTACCTGATCAAGCCGTTCTCGCCGCGCGAGCTTGTCGCGCGCGTGCGCGCCTTGTTCCGCCGTGCCCACCAGGCCGATGAGCCGGCCGTCGAGGTGCTCGACTTTGGCGATCTGGTCATTGACATCTCGGGCCACAAGATTTTGGTCGAGGGCAAGGAAGTCGACCTGACGGCTTCCGAGTTCAAGCTGCTCACCACGCTTGCCCGTCACCCCGGCCGCGTCTACAACCGCATGGAGCTGGTCGAGAAGGTGCTCGGCTACGACTTTGAGGGTTACGAGCGCACTATCGACAGCCACGTGAAGAACCTTCGCGCCAAGCTGGGCGACGACCCCAAGAAGCCCAAGTGGCTCTACACCGTCCACGGTGTCGGCTACCGCTTCGAGGCTCCGACCAAGACCGATAAGTCGGACGAGAAATAA
- a CDS encoding GGDEF domain-containing protein has product MTNDERRFRRKSLAAVGIGIVASVALLSLLYMVGTHRCLDKTLGFGQETMVFLKNACEKYDRYEQGRKTEATHNLDAALESFATFLPPDRFEVNDDLVEEYVHTESLSGMLVMDADGHMVAHYDIDGRDPLMLWREELACSSIASMYRGSKVSYSTAVERRGVDFAVSAVPYGDGVALGYRSLAAEPADDYSYTIADVLVNNTFHQSPTVLVMRDAQIVSSNDSTVDITLARLLADSGIDWKDEGVTRIEYRGTTLYAVRAAYKGYRLFALYPKSEVMSDRISFVAVGVLVCLAFWVVVLLARNIADHRNLVEKDKQLGIINAISAIYDSTFLLHLDTLEIEGINMSPAIAKMFAEHSEAYDFMDTVCRDIVSPESREAVVGLVDISTLRERMEGVPYLAAEVRDCRGTWYSLQVVPQHRDEQGRLDSVVVATHNISMVKHAEELSYQDKLTGLRNRNYLESRGDSLVNEDLPVSVIMVDCNYLKRTNDIYGHEMGDELLRRTASVLRRVAGADYLPMRVGGDEFLLVCPHTDNESALGLEQDLRLGLAAVSDETLTVSASIGVATVETAGNTLADVYRVADHNMYREKRMVHVQGADC; this is encoded by the coding sequence ATGACAAATGACGAGCGCCGCTTTCGCCGAAAGAGTTTAGCCGCAGTGGGCATCGGCATCGTGGCCAGCGTTGCCCTACTGAGTCTGCTCTATATGGTTGGCACGCATCGCTGCCTTGATAAAACGCTTGGGTTCGGCCAAGAAACCATGGTGTTTTTAAAAAATGCCTGCGAAAAATATGACCGATATGAACAGGGAAGAAAAACCGAGGCGACGCACAATTTGGATGCGGCGCTCGAGTCGTTTGCGACGTTCTTGCCGCCTGATCGATTTGAAGTCAACGACGATCTGGTCGAGGAATATGTCCATACCGAGAGCCTTTCGGGAATGTTGGTCATGGACGCCGATGGTCATATGGTCGCCCATTACGATATCGACGGCCGCGATCCACTCATGCTGTGGCGAGAGGAGCTGGCCTGTTCGTCGATCGCATCGATGTATCGAGGGTCCAAAGTTTCCTACTCGACCGCTGTCGAGCGCCGCGGTGTCGACTTTGCCGTGAGTGCCGTTCCATACGGTGATGGGGTGGCGTTGGGGTATCGATCCCTTGCGGCTGAGCCCGCCGATGACTATTCATACACGATCGCCGACGTCCTTGTGAACAACACGTTCCATCAGAGTCCAACGGTGCTTGTGATGCGCGATGCGCAAATCGTTTCTTCAAACGATTCGACCGTCGATATAACCCTTGCCCGGCTTCTCGCCGATAGCGGAATTGACTGGAAAGACGAGGGCGTAACACGTATCGAATATCGGGGGACCACCTTATATGCCGTGCGTGCGGCATATAAGGGCTACCGCCTGTTTGCGCTATATCCCAAATCTGAGGTCATGTCTGACAGGATTTCATTTGTCGCCGTCGGCGTCTTGGTGTGCCTTGCGTTTTGGGTCGTGGTACTGTTGGCTCGAAATATCGCTGACCACCGCAATTTGGTCGAAAAGGATAAACAGCTCGGCATTATCAATGCCATAAGCGCCATCTACGATTCGACCTTCCTTTTGCATCTTGACACCCTCGAGATCGAGGGAATCAATATGTCGCCGGCGATAGCGAAGATGTTTGCCGAGCATAGCGAGGCATATGACTTTATGGACACGGTCTGCCGGGATATCGTGAGCCCCGAAAGCCGCGAAGCGGTTGTGGGGCTCGTAGATATAAGTACGCTTCGTGAACGCATGGAGGGCGTACCGTACTTGGCTGCCGAGGTGCGAGATTGTCGAGGCACTTGGTACTCGCTACAGGTTGTCCCCCAGCATCGCGATGAGCAAGGCCGCCTGGATTCGGTCGTCGTGGCGACGCACAACATATCGATGGTCAAGCATGCCGAGGAGCTGTCATACCAAGATAAACTGACGGGGCTTCGCAACCGCAACTATCTGGAATCGCGTGGAGATAGCCTGGTAAACGAGGACTTGCCAGTGAGCGTGATTATGGTGGACTGTAATTATCTCAAGCGGACCAACGACATTTATGGTCACGAGATGGGGGATGAACTGCTGCGACGGACGGCGTCCGTGCTGCGGCGGGTGGCTGGTGCGGATTACCTGCCGATGCGCGTTGGCGGCGACGAGTTTTTGCTGGTTTGCCCCCATACTGACAACGAGTCTGCGCTCGGGCTGGAACAGGATCTTCGTCTCGGTCTTGCCGCGGTAAGCGATGAGACCCTGACGGTCAGCGCATCGATTGGCGTGGCGACCGTCGAGACGGCTGGAAATACGCTGGCCGATGTATATCGCGTCGCCGACCACAATATGTATCGGGAGAAGCGCATGGTCCACGTACAGGGTGCGGACTGCTAA
- a CDS encoding transporter substrate-binding domain-containing protein — protein sequence MPGRIKRAAIVSFTLILLVAVCAGALTYTVRSSSSSSNEGDKDLPVLKIGVTDNDPYVYVDTTGDYAGIDVDIAREACRRAGLKPQFVDIDWNDRDRLLKNGDIDCLWCDYSPCYREDKYYWTEPYLTVTVSVVAKKTSGIKSLAHLDGSKTIAVIAGSVSERRLLAGDLEISPDVQIKSYGSAELCKAALAKGYVDCWMADVQSLDRLVAQYPGVYRVFAGNVMTVDLGVAFDDSYEGEYVKNLDTALSDMDRDGTIEHIVDNYKAGATTGGQGAES from the coding sequence GTGCCCGGACGCATCAAGCGAGCCGCCATCGTCTCGTTTACGCTCATACTCCTTGTTGCCGTCTGTGCGGGCGCCCTGACGTATACCGTTCGAAGCAGTTCTTCCTCCTCGAATGAAGGCGACAAAGATCTCCCGGTACTCAAAATCGGCGTTACGGATAACGACCCCTATGTGTATGTCGATACCACGGGCGATTACGCCGGTATCGATGTCGACATCGCCCGCGAGGCCTGCAGGCGCGCGGGGCTCAAGCCACAGTTTGTCGATATTGACTGGAACGATCGCGACCGGCTGCTCAAAAACGGTGATATCGATTGCCTGTGGTGTGATTATTCTCCCTGTTATCGCGAGGATAAGTATTACTGGACCGAGCCGTATCTAACCGTGACGGTTTCGGTTGTCGCCAAGAAAACGAGTGGCATCAAGTCCTTGGCGCATCTCGATGGAAGCAAGACCATCGCGGTGATTGCGGGCTCGGTGAGCGAACGCCGATTGCTCGCAGGGGATCTGGAAATCTCGCCGGACGTGCAAATCAAATCGTATGGTTCTGCCGAACTCTGCAAGGCCGCTCTCGCCAAAGGGTATGTCGACTGTTGGATGGCGGACGTTCAGTCGCTTGATCGACTCGTTGCCCAGTATCCTGGCGTTTATCGTGTGTTCGCCGGCAACGTTATGACGGTTGACCTGGGCGTCGCGTTTGATGATAGCTATGAGGGGGAGTACGTCAAAAACCTCGATACCGCACTGTCCGACATGGATCGAGACGGCACGATAGAGCACATTGTGGACAATTACAAAGCAGGAGCGACGACAGGCGGGCAAGGAGCGGAATCATGA
- a CDS encoding SpaA isopeptide-forming pilin-related protein: MSNAPTHSVHSAIATGPLLLLLFFLIGCLAPGTALAVDGSDALNFRTISDGCGPFGVGKYEAQDTSISYCMNQDCPGPSKPGGPWRTYNQGWTWLDDEFAAIVCHGYPSNTSFGGHNLSPDLARAATQIAVWMLKGTTHPDGTYSYTNSKGVARSGRFYENAEAVAAARWLYDSAKSGSIKAAPHRARRYHGPVSGEGRHQDMLYVLPVVSVSFQKQSSKADITAGNGIYKLDGATFDIFENAGDTRVATIKMDSSGRAQATLLPNTAYYLVETKAPAGYIPRSDRIAFSTSNDGGNVVIDEQPGTITLRIAKVDAATGAGPQVGASLAGAEFTCVSQSTPGWTHTLTTDEDGWAILTDIPLGTFTIYESRAPEGYLPSDETWSYTIGADQLGDVGVVELERRIPNTPIAFDLEISKFKDYGNSDGSGIEQPAEGVVFEVVSNTSQQVVGTLTTNIYGFASTKDQAGAWFGAGGRPDGVSGTIPYDRAGYTVREVAGTVPDGFKQAGEWTITAEQISDGAELQYIVDNHALSTHLQIVKRDAQTGSAVPLAGFTFQLLNGNREPISQTSWHPAHTVMNTFTSDETGTVTLPESLNPGTYYIREISAKEPYLVGEDLEITIPADMNLTPVAVASFNDDAATGSIEIVKNDTVDGHALAGAVFDIRAAGDIVRPDGSIVALDGETVTTITTDERGFACANHLSLGCGTANYEVIEAQAPEGYLLDQSTHAVKLSYTNQETPVINVHLDVSNDYTKIDISKVDLTGNQEVEGARLSLHDADGIEIDAWTSSDKPHRIEHLSPGTYILREMMSPRTYDLAQDMTFEIKATGEVQTASMKDTPIEVEGRVDKRQEIARPIGKGLVANGDGKNRAVTQSDTDGSFSYTLDAKNESSTWVDEFTITDDLECAKDGAAKLVAIETPIAAGDFDGLCNVWYRTSPAGGTDTGEQVNATLSDGHDNPWLETDEVKNLLGDDLRIVDYSNWHLWKADIPTTKSVTLEAKELALLGGTTITGVRLEYGAVSADFTTRDTAESWTREDLKNEHDDLDDVNAVLDSDIHGAVIHMQAASSYTPQTALANSARVDLCRNGGGSNLESHDEDRIIQRCARPQDLPATGSLPIVACLTAFMTSGAAAIWFAHLKLASKRR; encoded by the coding sequence ATGTCCAACGCACCCACGCACTCTGTCCACAGCGCAATCGCAACAGGTCCGCTGCTCCTGCTCCTCTTTTTTCTGATCGGCTGCCTGGCCCCAGGGACCGCACTCGCCGTCGACGGGAGTGACGCCCTTAATTTCCGCACCATAAGCGACGGCTGTGGCCCCTTCGGTGTCGGTAAATACGAGGCACAGGACACTTCAATTTCGTACTGCATGAATCAAGACTGCCCCGGCCCCAGCAAGCCGGGAGGGCCATGGCGTACATATAACCAGGGCTGGACATGGCTCGATGACGAATTTGCCGCCATCGTCTGTCACGGATACCCCTCCAATACATCCTTTGGCGGCCACAACCTGTCGCCCGATCTCGCCCGTGCCGCCACCCAGATTGCCGTGTGGATGCTCAAGGGAACCACGCACCCCGACGGCACCTATTCGTATACAAATAGCAAGGGAGTTGCCAGGAGCGGTAGGTTTTACGAAAACGCTGAGGCCGTAGCGGCTGCACGTTGGCTCTACGACAGCGCCAAGTCCGGATCCATTAAGGCAGCCCCGCATCGAGCCAGGCGTTATCACGGCCCGGTCTCGGGCGAGGGCCGACATCAGGACATGCTCTACGTTTTGCCCGTCGTCTCCGTATCGTTCCAAAAACAGTCGTCCAAAGCCGACATCACCGCCGGAAACGGCATCTACAAGCTCGATGGCGCGACCTTCGATATCTTTGAAAATGCAGGCGACACACGCGTTGCTACCATCAAGATGGACAGCAGCGGTCGCGCACAGGCGACACTTTTGCCCAACACGGCATATTATCTGGTCGAAACCAAAGCTCCGGCGGGTTATATCCCCAGGAGTGACCGCATCGCCTTTTCCACCAGCAATGACGGCGGGAATGTCGTCATCGATGAGCAACCCGGTACCATTACCCTGCGCATCGCAAAGGTCGATGCCGCGACAGGGGCAGGTCCTCAAGTCGGCGCGTCACTTGCCGGCGCTGAGTTCACCTGCGTCTCACAGTCTACCCCGGGCTGGACGCACACCCTCACGACGGATGAGGACGGCTGGGCAATACTTACCGACATCCCCCTGGGCACCTTTACCATCTATGAGTCGAGAGCTCCCGAGGGCTATCTGCCCTCCGATGAAACCTGGAGCTACACCATCGGGGCCGACCAGCTCGGAGACGTAGGCGTCGTTGAGCTCGAGCGCCGCATCCCCAACACCCCTATCGCTTTTGACCTTGAGATTTCAAAGTTCAAGGACTACGGCAATAGCGATGGGTCTGGTATAGAGCAGCCGGCGGAAGGCGTGGTCTTTGAAGTGGTAAGCAACACTTCGCAGCAGGTTGTTGGAACGCTGACCACCAATATCTACGGCTTCGCATCGACCAAAGACCAGGCTGGAGCATGGTTTGGCGCAGGAGGGCGCCCCGATGGAGTCAGCGGAACCATACCGTATGACCGTGCCGGCTACACCGTTCGTGAGGTTGCCGGCACCGTGCCCGACGGCTTTAAGCAGGCAGGGGAATGGACCATCACGGCAGAGCAGATCTCGGACGGCGCAGAACTTCAGTACATCGTAGACAACCACGCCCTGTCGACACATCTTCAAATCGTGAAGCGCGATGCTCAGACTGGATCCGCCGTACCACTCGCCGGGTTCACCTTTCAGCTGCTCAATGGCAACCGTGAGCCCATCTCGCAAACATCCTGGCATCCCGCCCATACCGTTATGAATACCTTTACGTCCGATGAAACCGGCACCGTCACCCTACCCGAATCGCTTAACCCGGGCACGTATTACATACGAGAGATTTCCGCCAAGGAACCGTATCTTGTTGGAGAAGATCTGGAGATAACGATTCCCGCCGACATGAACTTAACGCCCGTCGCGGTCGCCTCGTTTAACGACGACGCGGCAACAGGAAGCATCGAGATCGTTAAGAACGATACCGTAGACGGACACGCCCTTGCCGGCGCTGTTTTTGATATCCGCGCCGCGGGCGATATCGTGCGCCCCGACGGCAGCATTGTTGCCCTGGACGGCGAAACCGTCACCACCATCACGACCGACGAGCGGGGATTTGCGTGCGCGAATCATCTTTCACTGGGGTGCGGAACAGCCAACTATGAGGTTATCGAGGCGCAGGCACCCGAAGGATACCTGCTCGACCAAAGCACCCACGCCGTCAAGCTGTCATATACCAACCAGGAAACACCCGTGATCAATGTGCACCTCGACGTTTCTAACGACTACACCAAAATCGACATCTCCAAAGTCGATCTGACGGGCAACCAAGAAGTGGAAGGCGCCAGGCTCTCCCTCCACGATGCTGACGGAATCGAAATTGACGCTTGGACCTCTTCTGACAAGCCGCATCGCATCGAGCATCTTTCACCCGGCACCTACATCCTGCGCGAAATGATGTCCCCGCGCACCTACGACCTCGCTCAAGACATGACGTTTGAAATTAAAGCGACGGGAGAAGTGCAGACGGCGTCCATGAAGGACACACCCATCGAGGTCGAGGGCAGAGTCGACAAGCGGCAAGAGATCGCCCGCCCTATCGGTAAGGGTCTCGTCGCCAATGGTGATGGCAAAAACCGAGCGGTGACACAATCCGATACGGACGGCTCCTTCTCCTATACGCTCGATGCTAAAAATGAGTCGAGTACCTGGGTTGATGAATTCACCATCACAGACGATCTCGAGTGTGCCAAAGATGGCGCAGCGAAACTTGTTGCCATTGAAACCCCTATTGCCGCCGGAGATTTCGACGGTCTTTGCAACGTGTGGTATCGAACGTCGCCAGCGGGAGGCACCGATACGGGCGAACAGGTCAACGCAACGCTCAGCGACGGGCATGACAACCCCTGGCTCGAAACGGATGAAGTCAAAAATCTCCTAGGCGACGATTTGCGCATAGTCGATTACAGCAATTGGCATCTTTGGAAAGCAGATATTCCAACAACGAAATCAGTCACCCTCGAGGCAAAAGAACTCGCTCTTTTGGGCGGCACCACCATCACAGGCGTTCGTCTTGAGTACGGGGCAGTATCGGCCGATTTCACGACAAGAGACACTGCAGAATCTTGGACCCGCGAGGACCTCAAAAACGAGCATGACGACCTTGATGATGTGAACGCCGTCCTTGACTCGGATATTCACGGCGCCGTCATCCATATGCAGGCCGCATCGTCTTACACACCCCAGACCGCACTCGCCAACAGCGCTCGCGTTGACCTCTGTCGCAATGGCGGCGGTAGCAACCTTGAATCGCATGACGAGGATCGCATCATCCAGCGATGCGCCAGACCGCAAGATTTACCTGCAACGGGGTCCCTTCCCATCGTCGCCTGCCTCACCGCCTTCATGACCTCCGGCGCCGCGGCAATCTGGTTTGCCCATCTAAAGCTGGCGTCGAAACGTCGCTGA
- a CDS encoding TIGR03905 family TSCPD domain-containing protein: MISFDYKPQGVCSRNIHLNLSDDGSKVLGVEFTGGCDGNLKAISRLVEGAPADRVIEVLAGNTCGMKKTSCADQLTRAIEAARAEIA, from the coding sequence ATGATTAGTTTTGACTACAAGCCTCAGGGTGTATGCTCTCGCAATATTCACCTCAATCTCTCTGACGATGGCAGCAAGGTGCTGGGCGTCGAGTTTACCGGCGGCTGCGATGGCAACCTCAAGGCCATCTCCAGGCTGGTCGAAGGCGCTCCCGCCGATCGCGTAATCGAGGTTCTCGCCGGTAATACCTGCGGTATGAAAAAGACCTCTTGCGCCGATCAGCTTACGCGCGCTATCGAGGCCGCTCGCGCAGAGATCGCCTAA
- the purB gene encoding adenylosuccinate lyase: MIDRYTRPEMGHIFSLENKYAIWQEIEVLACEAQAELGKIGISKEEAQWIRDHANFEKAKVDEIEEVTRHDVIAFLTNMKEYVDADVPEGEPKPSRWVHYGMTSSDLGDTALCYQLTQACDLIIEDVKKLGVICKRRAFEERNTLCAGRTHGIHAEPMTFGMKFGSWAWELKRDLDRLEDARKNVAFGAISGAVGTYSSIDPFVEEYVCEHLGLVHDPLSTQVISRDHHAYLAGVLATTAATCERIATEVRNLQKTDTLEAEEPFRKGQKGSSAMPHKRNPITMEKVCGLSRVVKSNAQVAFDNVALWHERDISHSSAERVAQADSFIALDHMFQCLIRVIDGLQLYPARMMANLNKTRGLIFSSKVLLALVDTGITREDAYAIVQENAMATWHEVQDCVSGPTFKERLEADPRCTVSQEKLDEIFDPWDFLTRIDTVFDRLEQLNFE; this comes from the coding sequence ATGATCGATCGCTATACCCGCCCGGAGATGGGACATATCTTCTCCCTCGAGAACAAGTATGCCATTTGGCAGGAGATTGAGGTCCTGGCCTGCGAGGCTCAGGCGGAGCTCGGCAAGATCGGTATTTCCAAAGAAGAGGCCCAGTGGATTCGCGACCACGCCAACTTTGAGAAGGCGAAGGTTGACGAGATCGAGGAGGTCACGCGCCACGATGTCATCGCCTTCCTGACCAACATGAAGGAATATGTCGACGCCGATGTTCCCGAGGGCGAGCCCAAGCCTAGCCGCTGGGTTCACTACGGTATGACCAGCTCCGACCTGGGTGATACGGCTTTGTGCTATCAGCTTACTCAGGCGTGTGACCTGATTATCGAGGACGTTAAGAAGCTCGGCGTGATCTGCAAGCGTCGTGCCTTCGAGGAGCGCAATACGCTCTGCGCCGGCCGCACCCATGGCATCCATGCCGAGCCGATGACCTTCGGTATGAAGTTTGGCTCTTGGGCATGGGAGCTCAAGCGCGATCTCGATCGTCTTGAGGATGCTCGCAAGAACGTTGCCTTCGGTGCTATCTCCGGTGCCGTTGGCACCTACAGCTCCATTGACCCGTTCGTCGAGGAGTATGTCTGCGAGCACCTGGGCCTGGTCCACGATCCGCTGTCCACGCAGGTCATCAGCCGCGATCACCACGCCTACCTTGCCGGCGTGCTTGCCACTACAGCGGCCACCTGCGAGCGCATCGCGACCGAGGTCCGCAACCTGCAGAAGACCGATACGCTCGAGGCCGAGGAGCCTTTCCGCAAGGGCCAAAAGGGCAGCTCCGCCATGCCGCACAAGCGCAACCCCATCACCATGGAGAAGGTCTGTGGCCTGTCGCGCGTCGTGAAGTCCAACGCTCAGGTCGCCTTTGACAACGTCGCCCTGTGGCACGAGCGCGACATTTCGCACTCTTCCGCCGAGCGCGTCGCCCAGGCCGATAGCTTCATCGCGCTTGACCACATGTTCCAGTGCCTCATTCGCGTTATCGACGGCCTGCAGCTGTATCCGGCCCGCATGATGGCCAACCTCAACAAGACCCGCGGCCTCATCTTCTCCTCCAAGGTGCTGCTTGCCCTCGTCGACACGGGCATCACCCGCGAGGACGCCTACGCTATCGTGCAGGAAAACGCCATGGCCACCTGGCACGAGGTGCAGGATTGTGTCTCTGGCCCCACCTTTAAGGAGCGTCTCGAGGCCGATCCGCGCTGCACCGTCAGCCAGGAGAAGCTCGATGAGATCTTTGATCCGTGGGACTTCCTCACCCGCATCGATACGGTCTTCGACCGCCTGGAGCAGCTGAACTTCGAGTAG
- a CDS encoding twin-arginine translocation signal domain-containing protein, whose amino-acid sequence MSIADRFKNGITRRGFVLGGAATGAAAVLAGCSKKTGTSDDAAGEPQVIKDDSKIVSITDEYEAVDIDLEPAASWTLPLGTLLYYCDGDYAAAMMAPASALHANTLGVLNLGDGSLTTLIEDPIEGTGYAFYDVRAGDGVFAWVEMNFANASWKLYAQNLAGSSLTGNAVELDRGGENYDPPLFTAYGSSVIWYKMPSSGGTKTSNDSYCYRQSPSESKPEVIWKSTGRFASAPRVSDGILTISPRVHNDEGVYYGMTAIDLTDGNNTKRAQLVLPSSVSPFEAVYMGDTFVFSIEATYSGVGSLGNMGTYIGSEGGPYLFLSREPLACAAGRKNKYLVKVQASHFLIDTSAKTYGSLLSPDRALEYGDYPATAGKSNSFLTYATVRNSQGIPETVTARLFSL is encoded by the coding sequence ATGAGCATCGCTGATCGCTTTAAGAATGGAATAACGCGTCGAGGTTTTGTGCTGGGTGGCGCCGCTACCGGTGCTGCTGCCGTACTGGCCGGTTGCTCGAAAAAAACGGGCACGAGTGATGACGCCGCTGGCGAGCCGCAGGTTATCAAGGACGATTCGAAGATTGTCTCGATCACTGATGAGTACGAGGCTGTCGATATCGATCTTGAGCCCGCAGCCTCGTGGACGCTGCCGCTGGGCACGCTGCTGTACTACTGCGATGGCGACTACGCTGCCGCGATGATGGCGCCTGCTTCTGCCCTGCATGCCAATACGCTTGGTGTGCTCAACCTGGGCGATGGCTCGCTTACCACACTTATCGAGGATCCCATTGAGGGAACCGGTTATGCGTTTTACGACGTTCGCGCGGGTGATGGCGTGTTCGCGTGGGTCGAAATGAACTTTGCCAATGCGTCCTGGAAACTCTATGCGCAAAACCTTGCAGGCTCCTCCCTTACCGGCAACGCTGTCGAGCTCGACCGCGGTGGCGAAAACTACGATCCGCCGCTCTTCACAGCGTATGGGTCGTCGGTCATCTGGTATAAGATGCCTTCGTCCGGCGGCACCAAGACGAGTAACGATTCGTACTGCTACCGTCAGTCGCCCAGCGAGTCCAAGCCTGAGGTTATTTGGAAGTCGACGGGCCGCTTCGCATCCGCCCCGCGTGTGAGCGACGGCATCCTGACCATCTCGCCCCGCGTGCACAATGATGAGGGCGTCTATTACGGTATGACGGCGATCGACCTGACTGACGGCAACAACACGAAGCGAGCTCAGCTGGTGCTGCCTTCGTCGGTTTCGCCTTTCGAGGCCGTGTATATGGGCGACACCTTCGTGTTCTCCATCGAGGCGACGTATAGCGGTGTGGGTAGCCTGGGCAATATGGGCACCTATATCGGTAGCGAGGGCGGGCCGTACCTCTTCCTTTCGCGTGAGCCGCTCGCGTGCGCCGCGGGAAGGAAAAATAAATACCTGGTTAAAGTTCAGGCGTCGCATTTTTTGATTGACACTTCGGCTAAGACCTACGGCTCGCTTCTGTCGCCCGACCGAGCCTTGGAGTATGGCGATTATCCTGCTACGGCGGGTAAATCGAACTCGTTCTTAACGTACGCAACGGTGCGTAACAGTCAGGGGATTCCCGAGACGGTTACCGCTCGCTTGTTCTCTCTTTAG